The genomic window TCAGGACCCGCGCCTTTGACGTCGTCATTACGCACCCCCTGACGTCCGCCGAGCAGGACATGCCGCTGGTCCGCGAGGCGCGGGAACAGCAACCCGGGATCCGCCCGATCATGATCGTCCCGGAGCTCACCCCCGCCGAGGTCATCGATGCGCTGCGCAGCGACGTCTACGCCTGCTTTACGATGCCGGTGACGCCGGTCGAACTGAGCGACGCCATCACCAACGCGCTCAATGCCGACCATTGGACCAACGGCATCCAGGTGCTGTCGGCGCTACCCGACTGGATTGCCCTGCGGGTGGTCTCCCGGCGTACCACGGCCGATCGGCTGACGCGTTTCATGACCGAGCTCGTCCCCGAGGTGTCGGCCGACGATCGGTTTGCGCTGATGACGGCGTTTCGCGAGGTGCTGCTGAACGCCATGGAGCACGGCGCCGGATTCGACCCCGACAAGGTGGTCGAGGTCGCCGCGGTTCGCACCAAGCGCACGATCGTGTATTACTTCAAGGACCCCGGGCCCGGCTTCAACCCCAAGGCCACGGCCAGCGTCGCGACTGAGGCCGACCCGATCGGCCACATGGCCGAGCGCGAAGCCAAGGGGCAACGACCCGGCGGGTTTGGGCTGCTGCTGACGTCGAAGCTGGTGGACGAAGTGCACTTCAACGAGTTCGGCAACGAAGTGTTTCTCGTTAAGTATCTTGAATAGGGTGCCTAGGGTGCGACCTGTGACATATTCGCTCGATGGATCCAACCGGCAAAGTTGCATTGATCACCGGCGGTAAGCGCATGGGCGCGGCGGTGGCGACGCGCCTCGCGGCGGCGGGGGCGGATGTGGCGCTGGTCTACCACCGCTCGGGCGCGGAGGCCGAGGACACGGCTGCTGCGGTCCGGGCACTCGGCCAACCTTCGCCGGGGCTTCGGAAAGCAAGTCGCGCCATCACGTTACAAGCCGATGTCTCGAGCGAGCAGGACTGCGCGCAGGCGGTGGAGGCCACGGTCGCCCAGCTTGGCCGCCTCGACATCCTGATCAACATGGCGTCGGTGTATAACTCGAAACCGTTCGACCAGCTGACCGCGGCCGATTGGGATCGCCAGATGGCGGTGGACCTGCGCGCGACGTTCCTGTTTTCGCGGGCGGCGGCGCTCGTGATGAAGCGCGTCGGCGGCGGCCGCATCATCAACCTGTCCGACTGGGTCGCGGCCAGCGGGCGGCCACGCTATGCGGGCTTCTTGCCCTACTATGTCGCCAAGGCTGGTGTGAAGGCGCTGACCGAGGCGCTGGCCCTCGAACTGGCCGGCGATCAGATCCTGGTGAACGCGATTGCCCCCGGGCCGATTCTGGCCCCGCCCGACATGAGCGCGAAAGAGAGCGAGTTGGTTGAGCAGAACACTCCGCTCGGCCGCTGGGGCGGCGAAGAGGAAATTGCCAAGGCGGTGATGTTTCTCGTGCAGTCCGAGTTCGTCACCGGCGAGACCATTCGTGTCGACGGCGGGAGACACCTTAGGTGAACCTGCCGGGAGTCGGGAGTCGGGAGTCGGGAGTCGGGTCGGGAGCCACATCATGTAGCGTCCGGCTTTAGCCGGACTAGGGAGGAACATGGCCACGGCTTGGGATCCATCGTTTCGAGATTCGCTCGCGGCGCGCGTCGCGCGGCTTACCGCCGACGCCCGGCCGGCGTGGGGCAAGCTGAACGCGAGCGGGATGCTCGCCCACGTCAACGACAGCTACCGCATGGCGGTCGGTGATCTGTATGTGAAGCGGAAGAACCTGCCGCTACGCTATCCGCCCCTCAAGCAGTTCGTCATCTACGCCATGCCGTTCCCCAAGGGGGCGCCCACCGCGCCCGAGCTGATCGCCCGCTGCGCGGATGCCAGCCTGGCCGACGAGCAGATCGTGTATGCGGCGCTGCTGACGCGCCTGGCCGCCGTCACCACCGACACAAAGCTGCAAGATCATCCGGCGTTCGGCCGCCTTACGCACCGCGCCTACGGCGTCCTGATCGCGCGGCACACCGATCATCACTTCAGGCAGTTCGGCCTGTGATTCGCCTGAACCGCCGAGACGTTTCACGCATTGAAGGGTTCAGCGACGCCGTCTTCGGCTTTGCGCTGACGCTGCTGGTTGCATCGATCGAGGTGCCGCCCGACTTCGAGGCGCTCAAGCTCACGCTGCGCGGCTTCCTGCCATTCGCGCTGACCTTTACGCTGATCTCCTGGATTTGGTACCTGCACTATTCGTTCTTCCGCACCTACGGCCTCGAAGACCGCCTGACGGTCGTGCTCAACAGCATCCTGCTGTTCGTGGTGTTGTTCTTCGTGTATCCGTTGAAGGTGATGGCGAACAACCTGGTGCCGCTGTTTACCGGGATTGGCGAAAGCGGCTTTGCGAACCTGAGCGAATACGACAACCGGTTCCTGATGGTGGCGTACAGCTCGGGCGTGATCGCGGTGTTCCTGGTGTTCTTCCTGCTGCACTGGAACGCCTACCGCCAGCGGGCGACCCTGGAGTTGCCGCCGGAGATCGTGTTCGACACCCTCACCGGCATGCGCGCGCACGCGTTGAGCGTTTCGTTGGGACTGACGTCGGTGATGCTGGCCCTGACCGCGCCGATGGATTGGCGCTTCAGCATGGCGGGTATGATCTACGCCCTGGAAGGACCCTTCCAGGG from Acidobacteriota bacterium includes these protein-coding regions:
- a CDS encoding ATP-binding protein, with translation MRHLLTVGPLPWKALGVTPGDWPDCEIHEAYSETDALRRLRTRAFDVVITHPLTSAEQDMPLVREAREQQPGIRPIMIVPELTPAEVIDALRSDVYACFTMPVTPVELSDAITNALNADHWTNGIQVLSALPDWIALRVVSRRTTADRLTRFMTELVPEVSADDRFALMTAFREVLLNAMEHGAGFDPDKVVEVAAVRTKRTIVYYFKDPGPGFNPKATASVATEADPIGHMAEREAKGQRPGGFGLLLTSKLVDEVHFNEFGNEVFLVKYLE
- a CDS encoding SDR family NAD(P)-dependent oxidoreductase, whose amino-acid sequence is MDPTGKVALITGGKRMGAAVATRLAAAGADVALVYHRSGAEAEDTAAAVRALGQPSPGLRKASRAITLQADVSSEQDCAQAVEATVAQLGRLDILINMASVYNSKPFDQLTAADWDRQMAVDLRATFLFSRAAALVMKRVGGGRIINLSDWVAASGRPRYAGFLPYYVAKAGVKALTEALALELAGDQILVNAIAPGPILAPPDMSAKESELVEQNTPLGRWGGEEEIAKAVMFLVQSEFVTGETIRVDGGRHLR
- a CDS encoding DUF1569 domain-containing protein, with the translated sequence MATAWDPSFRDSLAARVARLTADARPAWGKLNASGMLAHVNDSYRMAVGDLYVKRKNLPLRYPPLKQFVIYAMPFPKGAPTAPELIARCADASLADEQIVYAALLTRLAAVTTDTKLQDHPAFGRLTHRAYGVLIARHTDHHFRQFGL
- a CDS encoding TMEM175 family protein, yielding MIRLNRRDVSRIEGFSDAVFGFALTLLVASIEVPPDFEALKLTLRGFLPFALTFTLISWIWYLHYSFFRTYGLEDRLTVVLNSILLFVVLFFVYPLKVMANNLVPLFTGIGESGFANLSEYDNRFLMVAYSSGVIAVFLVFFLLHWNAYRQRATLELPPEIVFDTLTGMRAHALSVSLGLTSVMLALTAPMDWRFSMAGMIYALEGPFQGLNGYFSGTRRAKMFPSSTPAPL